In Marinobacter sp. LQ44, the following are encoded in one genomic region:
- a CDS encoding glutathione S-transferase family protein yields the protein MTVKLYQFCISHYSEKARWALDYKGVNYKPINLLPGQHARTITQMTRADSSVPVLDHDGQIIQGSAQIVDYLDQMFPDNPLTPADPILREQALEWEKKLDEQAGPAIRTWVYHYFLQRPKVVVPLLAAGTPFYNRILLSLAFSRVDEIMRKWMKINQKTADASQQTLEQLVTELTDIYRQRPYLGGDRFSRADLAAAALLAPLFQPPQYPVPWPKPARIPKPVQSWLEEWRPKLEPIEALYQKHR from the coding sequence ATGACCGTCAAGCTCTACCAGTTCTGTATTTCCCACTATTCGGAGAAAGCCCGCTGGGCACTGGACTACAAAGGCGTCAACTACAAGCCGATCAATCTGCTCCCGGGCCAACACGCGCGAACCATCACACAAATGACCAGGGCGGATTCCTCGGTGCCGGTGCTGGACCATGACGGCCAGATCATTCAGGGTTCAGCGCAGATCGTGGATTATCTGGACCAGATGTTCCCCGACAACCCACTGACACCGGCAGACCCCATACTTCGTGAGCAAGCCCTGGAATGGGAAAAAAAGCTGGATGAACAGGCTGGGCCTGCTATTCGAACCTGGGTCTATCACTACTTTCTGCAACGGCCCAAAGTGGTGGTTCCTTTGCTCGCCGCCGGCACCCCGTTCTATAACCGGATTCTGCTCAGCCTGGCCTTCAGCCGGGTGGATGAGATCATGCGCAAGTGGATGAAGATCAACCAGAAAACAGCAGATGCGTCGCAACAGACCCTGGAACAGCTGGTCACGGAACTGACCGACATCTACCGCCAGCGGCCCTACCTGGGGGGCGACCGGTTCAGCCGGGCAGATCTGGCCGCCGCAGCCCTGCTGGCGCCGCTGTTCCAACCGCCCCAGTATCCGGTGCCTTGGCCAAAACCCGCCCGTATTCCCAAACCGGTACAGAGCTGGCTGGAAGAGTGGCGCCCCAAACTCGAGCCGATCGAAGCCCTGTACCAGAAGCATCGCTGA
- a CDS encoding META domain-containing protein, protein MFLRRVLPLSVVALTGLTLAACASHPQTEGLSDFGQYRCGQLDVRMTSSEGSDLVGLEYLNKRVLLKPAVAASGALYKAPGDPDTSFWGKGERGTLTLRGQVYPECLEPGAIESSFRAIGTEPFWSVQIEQNQMTLSRPYDQQHSEQIVLNETLANRHGRTYEARFDGQVLEFRIAHQLCEDDMAGAQYPAQVRLTLDGEIFMGCGGDRERLFRGAEWVVEDLAGSGIIDRSRITIEFLDEGRVAGRASCNRYSGGFRLTGEGLSFTPPATTLMACAPALMNQERRFLDLMSEVVDGRIGRHGELLLRTASGDTITAYKSGSESL, encoded by the coding sequence ATGTTTTTGCGACGAGTATTGCCGTTGTCCGTCGTGGCGCTGACGGGCCTCACCCTGGCAGCCTGTGCCTCCCATCCACAAACCGAGGGCTTGTCCGATTTTGGCCAATATCGCTGCGGTCAGCTGGATGTCCGGATGACCAGCTCCGAAGGCAGTGACCTGGTGGGGCTGGAATACCTGAACAAGCGGGTACTTCTGAAGCCGGCAGTGGCTGCCTCCGGTGCGCTCTACAAGGCGCCGGGCGACCCGGATACCAGTTTCTGGGGCAAGGGAGAGCGGGGCACACTGACATTGCGCGGACAGGTCTATCCCGAGTGCCTGGAGCCGGGGGCGATCGAAAGCTCGTTTCGTGCCATCGGTACCGAGCCATTCTGGTCGGTGCAGATTGAGCAGAACCAGATGACCCTGAGCCGTCCATACGATCAGCAGCACAGCGAGCAGATCGTGCTGAATGAAACATTGGCCAACCGGCACGGGCGAACCTACGAGGCACGGTTCGACGGTCAGGTACTGGAATTCCGTATAGCCCACCAGCTGTGCGAGGACGATATGGCCGGGGCCCAGTATCCGGCGCAGGTTCGGTTAACCCTGGACGGTGAAATCTTCATGGGCTGCGGTGGTGACCGGGAACGTTTGTTTCGCGGTGCAGAATGGGTTGTTGAGGATCTTGCCGGCAGCGGGATCATCGACCGGTCTCGGATCACGATCGAGTTTCTTGACGAAGGGCGGGTTGCTGGCCGGGCCTCCTGTAACCGCTATTCCGGTGGTTTCCGGCTGACCGGAGAAGGCCTGAGCTTTACGCCGCCGGCCACCACGCTGATGGCCTGCGCGCCGGCATTGATGAACCAGGAGCGGCGGTTTCTCGACCTGATGTCAGAGGTGGTCGATGGCCGAATTGGCCGCCATGGCGAACTGCTGTTGCGGACGGCGTCCGGTGACACGATTACCGCTTATAAATCCGGGTCAGAGAGCCTGTAA
- a CDS encoding glutathione S-transferase family protein — translation MKIFETKSAPNPRRVRIFMAEKGLLDKAEFVQVDIEKGENLTPEYVARNPMKKVPVMELDDGTCIAETMAICRYFEEAYPDTPKLLGQTPVEKALVEQWLRWLEFYFFMPTGMCFQHTTGYFKDRMNPIKEWGEECGKGVEKFMHFLDKHLDGKEYICCDRFTAADINAFTTIAFARVVNIRIKPEQANLQAWYDRVKARPSAQV, via the coding sequence ATGAAAATCTTTGAGACCAAGTCTGCCCCCAATCCCCGTCGCGTGCGCATATTCATGGCGGAGAAGGGCCTTCTGGATAAGGCCGAGTTTGTACAGGTGGATATCGAAAAAGGCGAGAACCTGACACCGGAATACGTAGCCCGCAACCCGATGAAGAAAGTGCCGGTCATGGAGTTGGACGATGGCACCTGTATTGCGGAAACCATGGCCATTTGCCGTTACTTTGAAGAAGCCTATCCGGACACGCCAAAACTGCTGGGGCAAACCCCGGTCGAAAAAGCGCTGGTGGAGCAATGGCTGCGCTGGCTGGAATTCTATTTCTTCATGCCCACCGGTATGTGCTTCCAGCACACCACCGGATACTTCAAGGACCGGATGAACCCGATCAAGGAATGGGGTGAGGAATGCGGGAAGGGCGTGGAGAAATTCATGCACTTCCTGGACAAGCATCTGGACGGCAAAGAGTACATCTGCTGCGACCGCTTTACCGCCGCAGACATCAATGCCTTCACCACCATCGCCTTTGCCCGGGTGGTGAATATCCGCATCAAGCCGGAACAGGCCAACCTGCAAGCCTGGTATGACCGGGTCAAGGCCCGGCCCTCCGCCCAGGTATGA
- a CDS encoding META domain-containing protein, whose amino-acid sequence MSLAKNILAMLLVTGSLWGCSLSQERATGKTMNLAGSQWQVEEIDGDPVAEGSDVTIAFTDEGRVSGSSSCNRYQGGWDANGNQLELSRMAATRMACPEPLMQQENRFLKLLGDIRHYQFEADGRLVLETADGTKMTAVPQPSGKE is encoded by the coding sequence ATGAGTCTTGCAAAGAATATCCTCGCTATGTTGTTGGTCACTGGGTCGTTATGGGGATGTTCCCTGTCCCAGGAGCGGGCGACGGGAAAAACCATGAACCTGGCAGGGAGTCAGTGGCAGGTCGAGGAAATTGATGGCGACCCGGTGGCAGAAGGCAGTGATGTCACCATTGCCTTTACTGACGAAGGGCGGGTTTCCGGAAGTTCCTCCTGCAACCGCTACCAGGGTGGCTGGGATGCCAATGGCAACCAGCTTGAACTCTCTCGCATGGCGGCCACCCGCATGGCATGCCCTGAACCTCTGATGCAGCAGGAAAACCGGTTTTTGAAGCTGCTGGGGGATATACGGCATTATCAGTTCGAGGCTGACGGCCGATTGGTGCTTGAAACGGCCGATGGAACAAAAATGACTGCGGTACCACAGCCCAGCGGTAAGGAGTAA
- a CDS encoding alpha/beta fold hydrolase: MHWILLRGLTREHGHWGPFAEQLRAAMPDDHVHLVDLPGTGIHYRDDSPGTIAGIRQKVLEQVGHIPRPFSIVALSMGGMVALDWAQHAEPGELQHLVLINTSSGFSPPWRRMRPGTWPRVLRLLARRELFHRERDILELTSNREVPLSLCKAWYSIQRQRPVSFHNAIRQLAAAARYKPQTRAPMADALLLASQGDRIVHWQCSAELEKRWCWTLKVHPDAGHDLPLDEPAWVIRQIREWLPGQ, translated from the coding sequence ATGCACTGGATACTGCTCAGGGGTTTGACGCGCGAACACGGTCACTGGGGCCCCTTTGCCGAGCAATTGCGAGCGGCGATGCCGGACGACCATGTGCATCTGGTGGATCTGCCTGGTACCGGTATTCACTATCGGGATGACAGCCCCGGCACTATTGCCGGTATCCGGCAGAAGGTGCTGGAGCAGGTTGGTCACATCCCGCGCCCGTTCTCCATCGTGGCGTTGTCCATGGGCGGAATGGTGGCGCTGGATTGGGCGCAGCATGCTGAGCCCGGTGAACTGCAGCATCTGGTTCTGATCAATACCAGTTCAGGGTTCAGCCCACCCTGGCGCCGGATGCGGCCAGGCACCTGGCCCCGGGTACTTCGATTGCTGGCCAGGCGGGAGCTGTTCCACCGGGAGCGGGATATCCTTGAGCTGACCTCCAACCGCGAGGTCCCGTTGTCTCTCTGTAAAGCCTGGTACAGCATTCAGCGTCAGCGCCCGGTGTCGTTCCACAACGCGATACGGCAGTTGGCGGCAGCGGCCCGCTATAAGCCTCAAACCAGGGCACCGATGGCCGATGCCTTGCTGTTGGCCAGCCAAGGGGACCGGATTGTGCACTGGCAGTGCAGTGCGGAGCTGGAAAAGCGCTGGTGTTGGACCCTGAAAGTGCATCCGGATGCGGGTCACGACCTGCCCCTGGACGAGCCCGCCTGGGTTATCAGGCAGATTCGGGAATGGTTGCCGGGCCAGTAG
- the soxZ gene encoding thiosulfate oxidation carrier complex protein SoxZ — MISRFLLAALALMFVMATANADQRWQRVEAVTQALDNRVPELEGLSLELPLVAEDGSSVALSVSFTGSLEDGEHIEKIRLFAPGNPRPEVADITLGPLASPANIATRIRLSETQQVVALAITNQDRAFLTTRDVRVTVSGCLVGGGDASAMAMANPRLALAGSVRQGQPVTVRSLINHPMETGLRPDGQADDSIEQQLVESLTATLNDEPVLTARFFTGTSANPYLQFQLTPEEEGELKLVWQDQKGEQMEASQPVRF, encoded by the coding sequence ATGATATCCCGTTTCCTGCTCGCTGCTCTTGCCCTGATGTTCGTGATGGCTACCGCCAACGCCGATCAGCGTTGGCAAAGGGTAGAAGCCGTGACCCAGGCACTCGACAACCGGGTACCTGAACTGGAAGGCCTGAGCCTTGAGCTTCCCCTGGTGGCGGAAGACGGCAGCAGTGTTGCGTTGTCCGTGTCGTTTACCGGTAGCCTGGAAGATGGCGAACACATCGAAAAAATCCGCCTGTTTGCCCCCGGCAATCCACGCCCAGAGGTAGCCGATATTACCCTGGGCCCGCTGGCTTCACCCGCCAACATTGCCACCCGGATTCGCCTCAGCGAAACCCAGCAGGTGGTGGCCCTGGCCATCACCAACCAGGATCGCGCCTTTCTGACAACCCGGGATGTAAGAGTGACCGTCAGCGGCTGTCTGGTGGGCGGCGGTGATGCGTCTGCCATGGCCATGGCGAACCCCCGCCTGGCCCTTGCCGGCAGTGTCCGCCAGGGCCAGCCGGTGACCGTGCGTTCGCTGATCAATCATCCTATGGAAACTGGCCTGCGGCCGGACGGCCAGGCTGATGACAGCATTGAACAACAGCTGGTTGAATCCCTGACCGCCACCCTGAACGACGAGCCGGTACTGACCGCCCGCTTTTTCACGGGCACGTCTGCCAACCCCTACCTGCAGTTCCAGCTGACGCCGGAAGAGGAAGGCGAGCTGAAGCTGGTCTGGCAGGATCAGAAGGGTGAACAGATGGAAGCGAGCCAGCCGGTCAGGTTCTGA
- a CDS encoding alpha/beta fold hydrolase, with amino-acid sequence MSIEQEHWVTSGDLLLYARVEGNPQATPLVLVHGYPDNHSVWDRVTEQLKKDYLVVRYDVRGAGRSDKPARTSAYRMKWLAQDLKAVANAVIPDRSFHLVAHDWGSIQSWETVTTGALDGRIRSYTAISGPCLDHVGYWLRDQIMAPRSGGTTKVLKQLASSWYVFMFQLPVLPETLWKAGLDRLWPGYLRKHEQIADAQFSEYQKADGRYGVKLYRANFIRKLLRPEPRLAGCPVQVIIPTRDAYVGRQLTENLPRWTGKLTLQELDTTHWAPITEPAAVSRSVREFVEAHR; translated from the coding sequence GTGAGTATCGAACAAGAACATTGGGTGACCAGCGGTGACCTGCTCCTGTACGCCAGAGTCGAAGGTAATCCCCAGGCCACGCCATTGGTATTGGTACACGGCTACCCGGACAACCACAGTGTCTGGGACAGGGTGACCGAGCAACTGAAAAAGGATTATCTGGTCGTCCGCTACGACGTTCGGGGCGCTGGCCGCTCTGACAAGCCTGCCAGGACCAGCGCGTATCGAATGAAGTGGCTCGCGCAGGACCTCAAGGCCGTGGCTAACGCGGTGATCCCGGATCGCAGCTTCCACCTGGTGGCCCACGACTGGGGCTCTATCCAGAGCTGGGAAACGGTGACCACCGGGGCCCTGGATGGGCGCATTCGATCCTACACCGCCATTTCGGGACCTTGCCTGGATCACGTGGGCTACTGGTTGCGGGACCAGATCATGGCACCCCGCTCCGGGGGCACCACCAAGGTCCTGAAGCAGCTGGCCAGCTCCTGGTATGTGTTCATGTTCCAGTTACCGGTGCTGCCAGAAACCCTGTGGAAGGCCGGCCTCGACCGCTTGTGGCCGGGGTATCTTCGCAAACACGAACAGATTGCCGATGCCCAGTTCAGCGAATACCAGAAAGCCGACGGCCGCTATGGCGTCAAACTTTACCGGGCCAACTTTATCCGCAAGCTGCTGCGACCAGAACCGCGACTGGCAGGCTGCCCGGTGCAGGTGATCATCCCCACCCGGGACGCCTATGTGGGCCGCCAACTCACCGAGAACCTGCCCCGCTGGACCGGCAAGCTGACCCTGCAGGAACTGGACACCACGCACTGGGCGCCCATCACCGAACCGGCGGCCGTATCACGGTCGGTGCGGGAGTTTGTCGAAGCCCATCGCTGA
- a CDS encoding M14 family zinc carboxypeptidase, which translates to MTELRALTPHSVIPAEQASRDRHQKRLLRTFLPELVQLERQLAEAPDFVSTQVAGRVVVGPMGLPIYRVDLGTPATDVPVVLIVGGVHGLERIGSQVVMAWLDSLLARLGWDQHLNALLEKVHITLLPIVNPGGMYLNQRSNPSGVDLMRNAPITAQDGSAFLLGGQQWSSRLPWYRGRPEQGMEVENQALEAVIQDLLPNRPFSLALDCHSGFGWQDQIWFPYAYRRRPMRRIDSVMALKLIWEQAYPNHNYRFEPQSAHYLTHGDLWDYFYKQVNRENSGVFLPLTLEMGSWRWIRKRPRQLFRLDGFFNPLVPHRHQRVLRSHLTWMDFLISAAASHQNWLPIGEQQSMLREAAIMHWYRDTR; encoded by the coding sequence ATGACCGAACTACGGGCCCTGACTCCCCACAGCGTCATTCCGGCTGAACAGGCCAGCCGGGATCGCCATCAAAAACGACTGCTCAGAACCTTTCTGCCGGAGCTGGTACAACTGGAGCGACAGTTGGCTGAAGCACCGGATTTCGTCAGCACCCAGGTGGCTGGCCGAGTGGTTGTTGGCCCCATGGGGTTGCCGATCTATCGGGTGGATCTTGGCACACCCGCGACGGATGTGCCGGTGGTGTTGATTGTGGGCGGGGTGCATGGGCTGGAACGTATTGGCAGCCAGGTGGTGATGGCCTGGCTGGATTCCCTTTTGGCCCGCCTGGGTTGGGACCAGCATCTCAACGCCCTGCTTGAGAAAGTCCACATTACCCTGTTACCGATCGTGAACCCCGGTGGCATGTATCTGAACCAGCGCAGCAATCCCAGCGGAGTGGATCTGATGCGCAACGCGCCCATTACCGCGCAGGACGGCAGTGCCTTTTTACTGGGCGGCCAGCAATGGTCGTCTCGGTTACCCTGGTATCGGGGCCGGCCAGAGCAGGGGATGGAGGTGGAAAATCAGGCGCTGGAAGCGGTGATTCAGGACCTGTTGCCAAACCGACCGTTCAGCCTGGCACTGGATTGCCATTCCGGTTTTGGCTGGCAGGACCAGATCTGGTTTCCTTATGCTTATCGCCGCCGCCCGATGCGACGTATTGATTCGGTTATGGCGCTTAAACTGATCTGGGAGCAGGCCTACCCCAATCACAACTACCGGTTTGAGCCCCAGTCTGCCCACTACCTGACCCATGGCGATCTGTGGGACTATTTCTACAAACAGGTCAACCGGGAAAACAGCGGCGTGTTTTTACCCCTGACCCTGGAAATGGGGTCCTGGCGTTGGATACGCAAACGCCCACGGCAACTGTTCCGGCTGGATGGATTTTTCAACCCTCTGGTGCCACACCGGCATCAGCGCGTACTGCGCAGCCATCTGACCTGGATGGATTTTCTGATCAGTGCGGCGGCCAGTCACCAGAACTGGTTGCCCATCGGTGAGCAGCAGTCCATGCTGAGAGAAGCGGCCATCATGCACTGGTACAGGGATACCCGATGA
- a CDS encoding OsmC family protein, whose protein sequence is MKATVDWTGNASFRATSGSGHSVQLDGPPDHGGENLGPRPMEMLLMGVGGCSAFDVMTILKKSRQEVTACHTELEAERADAVPAVFTRIHLHFVVTGHNLKEKQVERAVSLSAEKYCSASIMLGKAGVEITHSHEIRAAE, encoded by the coding sequence ATGAAAGCAACTGTCGACTGGACCGGCAACGCCAGCTTCAGAGCTACCAGTGGCAGCGGTCACAGCGTGCAGCTGGACGGTCCGCCCGATCATGGCGGCGAAAACCTCGGGCCACGCCCCATGGAAATGCTGTTGATGGGCGTGGGTGGCTGTTCGGCCTTTGACGTGATGACCATCCTGAAAAAGAGCCGGCAGGAGGTCACCGCCTGCCATACCGAGCTTGAAGCGGAGCGCGCCGATGCCGTACCGGCCGTTTTTACCAGAATTCACCTGCATTTCGTGGTCACCGGCCACAACCTCAAAGAGAAGCAGGTCGAGCGGGCAGTCAGCCTGTCAGCTGAAAAATACTGCTCAGCGTCCATCATGCTCGGAAAAGCCGGCGTCGAGATCACCCACAGTCACGAAATCCGCGCCGCAGAGTAA
- a CDS encoding alpha/beta fold hydrolase has translation MRKQTLLLTTPDNHQINATLFEPEPSPNCCLIISHGMAEHGNRYAALASWLAGQGVAVISYHHRGHGPGSGHPGHYADSDGWQKVVDDLNQVVHYAREQMPGIPVALLGHSMGSFIAQSYAQQYGQNLDTLILSATNRIHTAELRLSLLLVRLIRALRGQRHASKTIARMTFGKFNRMFKPNRTPCDWLSRDPHQVDLYLADPWCGFECTTGLWQDFIQGMLSINPDQWRPDLPVHLFAGTDDPVGEMGKGIRRHFQAIREAGVQQVTLRLFEGGRHETLNETNAEVVWQHLLQCLPGRSQGLRRVQALAG, from the coding sequence ATGCGCAAACAGACCCTGCTACTGACAACCCCTGACAACCATCAGATCAACGCGACCCTGTTTGAACCAGAGCCGTCACCCAACTGCTGCCTGATCATCAGCCACGGCATGGCCGAACATGGCAACCGCTATGCTGCCCTGGCCTCCTGGCTAGCCGGCCAGGGGGTGGCGGTCATCAGCTATCACCACCGCGGTCATGGCCCGGGCAGTGGTCACCCTGGACACTACGCAGACTCGGACGGCTGGCAGAAAGTGGTGGACGACCTGAACCAGGTGGTCCACTACGCCCGGGAACAGATGCCGGGCATTCCGGTCGCCCTGCTGGGGCACAGCATGGGCTCGTTCATTGCCCAAAGCTACGCCCAACAATACGGCCAGAACCTGGATACGCTGATTCTCAGCGCGACCAACCGAATCCACACAGCTGAACTTCGGCTCTCGCTGCTATTGGTGCGCCTGATACGGGCGCTGCGTGGGCAGCGGCACGCCAGCAAGACCATTGCCCGAATGACGTTTGGCAAATTTAACCGGATGTTCAAACCCAACCGCACGCCCTGCGACTGGCTCAGTCGGGACCCGCATCAGGTGGATCTGTACCTGGCCGACCCGTGGTGCGGATTTGAATGCACCACCGGGCTATGGCAAGACTTTATCCAGGGTATGCTGTCGATCAATCCCGACCAGTGGCGCCCGGACCTGCCCGTTCACCTGTTCGCCGGCACCGATGACCCGGTGGGCGAAATGGGCAAAGGCATACGCCGCCACTTTCAGGCCATTCGGGAGGCCGGCGTGCAACAAGTCACCCTCCGGCTGTTTGAGGGCGGGCGTCACGAAACGCTGAACGAAACCAATGCTGAGGTGGTCTGGCAGCATCTGCTGCAATGCTTGCCCGGCCGAAGCCAGGGCCTCCGCCGCGTCCAGGCCCTGGCAGGCTGA
- the speD gene encoding adenosylmethionine decarboxylase, with amino-acid sequence METKLQLHGFNNLTKSLSFNIYDICYAQTEEQREAYIDYIDEMYNAERLTQILSDVVKIIGANILNIARQDYEPHGASVTMLIAEHELTDSEANNEESPGPLPDTIVAHLDKSHVTVHTYPESHPHDGVSTFRADIDVSTCGLISPLKVLNYLIHSFDSDVVTVDYRVRGFTRDVDGTKHYIDHDINSIQNYLTEDTQNAYQMIDVNVYQENLFHTKMMLKEFNLDNYVFGVNADELDPAEAQSIEDRLRREMLEIFYSRNVE; translated from the coding sequence ATGGAAACCAAACTCCAGCTGCACGGTTTCAACAACCTGACCAAATCCCTGAGCTTCAACATCTACGATATCTGTTACGCGCAGACCGAAGAACAACGTGAAGCCTACATTGACTATATCGACGAGATGTACAACGCCGAGCGTCTGACCCAGATCCTGTCTGACGTGGTCAAAATCATCGGTGCCAACATCCTCAACATAGCCCGCCAGGACTACGAGCCCCACGGCGCCTCTGTGACCATGCTGATTGCCGAGCATGAACTCACCGACAGCGAAGCCAACAATGAAGAATCCCCCGGCCCGCTGCCCGATACCATCGTGGCGCACCTGGACAAGAGCCATGTGACCGTTCACACCTATCCGGAAAGCCACCCCCACGATGGCGTCAGCACCTTCCGCGCCGATATCGACGTGTCCACCTGCGGCCTGATTTCACCACTGAAGGTGTTGAACTACCTGATCCACAGCTTTGACTCCGATGTGGTCACCGTGGACTACCGGGTGCGCGGCTTCACCCGCGATGTCGATGGCACCAAGCACTACATCGACCACGACATCAACTCGATCCAGAACTACCTGACCGAAGACACCCAGAACGCCTATCAGATGATCGATGTGAACGTGTACCAGGAAAACCTGTTCCACACCAAGATGATGCTGAAAGAGTTCAACCTGGATAACTATGTCTTTGGCGTGAACGCCGACGAACTGGACCCGGCCGAAGCCCAGTCCATCGAAGACCGCCTGCGTCGCGAGATGCTGGAAATCTTCTATTCCCGAAACGTGGAATAA
- the crp gene encoding cAMP-activated global transcriptional regulator CRP, whose product MATIVKPVEQKTKHLDYFLSQCHRRRYPAKSTIIYAGDKSDSLFYIVKGSVTVIIEDDDGREMIMAYLNAGDFFGEMGLFDNMDSRSAWVKAKTECEVAEISYTKFREIAQQDPRVLYFIGEQMASRLRQTTRKVGDLAFLDVTGRVARTLLDLCKEPDAMTHPDGMQIKITRQEIGRIVGCSREMVGRVLKTLEDQGLVRVKGKTMVVYGTR is encoded by the coding sequence ATGGCTACCATCGTCAAGCCGGTTGAGCAAAAAACCAAACACCTGGATTATTTCCTTTCCCAATGCCACCGTCGGCGTTACCCCGCCAAAAGCACCATTATTTATGCCGGTGACAAAAGCGACTCCCTGTTTTACATCGTCAAAGGTTCTGTCACCGTCATCATTGAGGACGATGATGGCCGCGAGATGATTATGGCCTACCTGAACGCCGGCGACTTTTTCGGCGAAATGGGCTTGTTCGACAACATGGACTCCCGCAGCGCCTGGGTCAAGGCGAAGACCGAGTGTGAAGTGGCGGAGATCAGTTACACCAAGTTCCGCGAGATCGCCCAGCAGGACCCGAGGGTGCTCTATTTCATCGGCGAGCAGATGGCTTCCCGGCTACGCCAGACCACCCGTAAGGTAGGTGACCTGGCGTTTCTGGATGTGACCGGCCGGGTGGCGCGCACCTTGCTGGACCTGTGCAAGGAGCCAGACGCCATGACTCATCCTGATGGTATGCAGATCAAGATTACCCGCCAGGAGATCGGCCGTATTGTGGGCTGTTCCCGAGAAATGGTGGGCCGTGTTCTGAAAACATTGGAAGATCAGGGCCTGGTTCGGGTCAAGGGTAAAACCATGGTGGTATACGGCACCCGCTGA
- a CDS encoding DUF4202 domain-containing protein: protein MSQKLDCTLSAIDQANLADPNRELLEGETLPREYAYSLHMTRWLFALEPEPSERMQIACRAQHIERWTMPRSDYGEGRQNYYQWRQACGRMHGRRAAEIMAQCGYPPEECERVALILTKRKLREDEDTQLLEDVACMVFLERYFADFFDEKPDYDKEKWLRIVRRTWGKMTPRGHEAALKLAGNLPGHLQELLQEALAE from the coding sequence ATGAGCCAGAAACTGGATTGCACCCTGAGCGCCATTGATCAAGCTAACCTGGCCGATCCGAATCGGGAGTTGTTAGAGGGAGAAACACTGCCCAGGGAATATGCCTACAGCCTGCACATGACGCGTTGGCTGTTCGCGCTGGAACCGGAGCCTTCCGAGCGTATGCAGATTGCCTGCCGGGCCCAGCATATTGAACGCTGGACCATGCCCCGTAGTGATTACGGGGAGGGGCGGCAAAACTATTACCAGTGGCGCCAGGCCTGTGGCCGCATGCATGGCCGGCGGGCGGCGGAGATTATGGCCCAGTGTGGCTACCCGCCGGAGGAATGCGAGCGGGTGGCGCTGATTCTCACCAAGCGCAAGCTGCGGGAGGATGAAGACACCCAATTGCTGGAAGATGTCGCTTGCATGGTGTTTCTGGAACGTTACTTCGCCGACTTTTTCGACGAGAAACCCGATTACGACAAAGAGAAGTGGCTGCGCATTGTGCGCCGAACCTGGGGCAAGATGACCCCTCGTGGCCACGAGGCGGCGCTGAAGCTGGCCGGCAATCTGCCAGGCCACCTTCAGGAATTACTGCAGGAGGCCCTGGCCGAATGA